One window from the genome of Hypanus sabinus isolate sHypSab1 chromosome 16, sHypSab1.hap1, whole genome shotgun sequence encodes:
- the LOC132405833 gene encoding immunoglobulin lambda-1 light chain-like has protein sequence MIRTLCFFLFLAMWLGSGESETLAQPPTVSVRPGATAALECNIGTKDSYYVAWYKQTPGTTPQWILYYHQSHSAPTYGPGFSSDRFTSTANSAGTVYQLNIKNVGLTDAAVYYCAKWVSSGTYVLFGPGSKLFVTDQQLPDPSVKLLGPSAEEISAKGTGTLVCLVSKLSVGFPVVSWTVDGSPTSREVKTSSVRQNTDRTFSLSSYLTVPGTDWSSGKVYSCVVNLGAASTTSATVTQSNC, from the exons ATGATACGGACGTTGTGCTTTTTCTTGTTTCTGGCAATGTGGCTGGGCT CCGGAGAATCCGAGACTCTGGCTCAGCCTCCGACCGTGTCGGTGAGACCAGGAGCCACGGCCGCGCTGGAATGTAACATCGGAACAAAGGATAGCTATTACGTAGCTTGGTACAAGCAGACACCAGGAACAACCCCACAATGGATCCTGTACTACCATCAATCGCACAGCGCCCCGACTTATGGGCCTGGCTTTAGCAGCGACCGTTTCACGTCGACAGCCAACAGCGCCGGCACCGTTTACCAGTTAAACATAAAAAATGTGGGGCTGACTGACGCTGCCGTCTATTACTGCGCAAAGTGGGTTTCATCGGGAACTTATGTCTTGTTCGGCCCAGGGTCCAAGCTCTTTGTCACAG ATCAGCAGCTCCCCGACCCTTCAGTGAAACTGCTGGGGCCGTCAGCCGAGGAGATCTCCGCTAAAGGAACCGGCACCTTAGTTTGCCTGGTCAGTAAGCTGTCGGTGGGCTTCCCTGTCGTCAGCTGGACAGTGGACGGGAGTCCGACCAGCCGTGAGGTGAAAACCAGCTCAGTGAGGCAGAACACGGACAGAACTTTCAGTCTCAGCAGCTACCTGACGGTGCCCGGCACAGACTGGAGTAGCGGCAAGGTATACTCCTGCGTGGTTAATCTCGGAGCGGCTTCGACAACTTCCGCAACAGTCACACAGTCCAACTGTTAA